GAGGTGTCACCCGATGGCACCAACTGGCGAGAGGTATTCACGACAGGTGCGGGAAACGGCGGACAGGACGTCGTGTCGTTCACCCCAACCGCCGCACGATTCGTACGAATGACGGGTATCCAACGCGCCACGGGTTACGGATACTCACTGTACGAACTTGAGGTCTACGCCACGTAGACCGGTCCGCAGGAAGACCCCGGTCCACCCCCAGGGACCGGGGTCTTCCGCCTTTTCTAGGCTTTGGGCGCGGCTTGGAAGAGGTAATTGCGCAGGTCAGGACGGATGCGCTCGACCTGGCGCCAGGTGCGGTGCTGCCACGCGAACATGCGGTAGCCGCGTTCCGCGAGCCACTCCACGACATCCGCGGCGCGGTATCCGAAGCGCTCCAGGTGCCGTTCTTCGATCTCCAGGAGAAGTTTTGGTCGAAACCTCTCGATGGTCTCGGTTCCGCCTTGCAGCACGCGCAGTTCCGCGCCTTCCACGTCCGCCTTGACGAAATCCAGGCGCTCAATACCGTTCGCCGCGACGAACCGGTCGAGGGTGTCCGTGCGGACGACGACCTCCAGGTGGTCGGCGAACTCGGTGTTGGAGCCGAGCCCGTCCGCGCCGGCGGTCAGGAAGGACCGGCCGGTGACCGGGAGGCCGTGGCGCACCGGGACGCTCATCACGTCCTTGCCCTCGCGCGTGCCCAACGCCACCGAGTGCCGCACGATGTTGCGCCCTTCGCGCGGGCGCAGCACGTAGGACAGCGCGGGGTGCGCGAACAGCAGCGGCTCGATGCTGTGCACTGTCCCTTGTGGACCGACAAGGCGCGACAACGACACCGTGTACAGGCCCAGCGCGGCGCCGATGTCGACGCAGGTGTCGCCGGGTCGCACGATGTCGCGCAGGCCGATCAGCTCGGGCTCGACGAACGGCGTAACACGGGCGAGCACGCGCAACGCACCCGCCACCGCCGCGCCGCGCGCCTCGGTCAGGTTGTGGATCACGAGACCCACAATAGAGAAATCAGGGCAGCGGTTTGGCCCCGTTGTGGTTGCCCGGCACGTTGTTGCGGTTGCGGTTGTTGGTGCTCGGCAGCTCGACGTGCTCGGAGATGTGGTTGTGCGGCAGCCCGACCTGCTCGGCGAACTCCTCCGCCACCGTGGTGCCGCCGTAGATGCCCAGGGCCTTGGCGAGGTGCTGCTTGAGCTCGTGGCGGTGGCCGTCGGACAGGCGGGGCAGGGCGGTCTCGAAGCTGGTCACGAGGGTGTCCGCCCAGTGCTGGTCGCGGCGCTGGGCGGCGATGCGGACGAGCTCGTTCAGGTGCTGGGAGAGGGCCACCGCCTGCTCGACCTGGTAGCCGTTGCGGTGCAGCCACCAGATCGTCGCGGTCGAGAGGTCGGTGAGGACCTCGTCCCGCAGGTACCGGATCTCGGCCCGCTCGGCGTCCCGCTCGGCTTGGCGGACGGTCGTGGTGCGCAACAACTCGATGTGCTTGCGCGCGGACTCCAGGTCACCGTCGTCAACGGTGAGCTCGACCCCTTCGGCCCGCGCCCACACGTGCGTGCCCTCCACCTGCCGCTCGGCGGCGAGCTCGTCCCCGAGCTGGAACTGCAGCGGCGCGTGGTGCACCAACATGGCCCGCTCGGTGATCTTCTTGGCCCGCTGGACGATGTCGTTGATCGCGGCACTGCGCGGCGAGTTGTGCCGGGCACCGGTAGTCAGGTCCAGCCGCCAGTGCACGGTCAACTTGGCCTGAAAATCCAACCCGTAGACGGCGCTGGGCAACGGCGTCTCGAACACGTGCTGATGCGACGAGGAAGGCGGGACAAACGTGAAGTCCTCCCCCCGCCGCTCCTGCCGCCGCCGCCACCAGGCCCCGAACGCCCCCAACGGCCCAGGCCGGAAGTCGGGCCAAGGTCTACCACTCATCAAACCCACTCCCGCCGAACAACCTCGAATGCCCCCTACCTACCCGACCGGCGGGCGAGGGAGAAGGCACCCCACCCCACTTCCCCCCAACAGCCCACCACACCCCTCCCACCACCGTCACCCCCGGTGCATACTCGCCCTACGGACCTGTCCACCCGGGTGACGCCCAGGTGGCCGCTCAGAGGCCCACTTGGGTGGGCCGGTTCCGACCCTCACGGGGACGGTTCGGTACGCTGCCCCGTGCGCCCTCGTAGCTCAGGGGATAGAGCATCGGTTTCCTAAACCGTGTGTCGCAGGTTCGAATCCTGCCGGGGGCACTCACCTTTCGCCGGGTGAATCAAGCCCTGAGCAGCGGCAACGCGCTCGGGGCTTGATCTTTATGGTTAGTCACTCTCGGCTGGAATCTGCCCCTGTTTGCCGCCATCCACGGACTCACCACGGACTGGCTGTGCCCAATACGTGCCCAAGCGGAAGGCCCCCGGAGTGGTCCTCCGAGGGCCTTGCTCCCGAGCTGCGGGTCACGCTTCGAAGAGACCTTCGATGGTCTTGTTCACGGTCTCCCTCTGCCCGTCGATGCACTTCGCATACACCTTCAGCAGCACGTCAACGGAGTGCCCAGCACGCTCCGCGACCTCGGTAGCCGGAACGCCCCCGTTCAGCCAGAGCGACACTGCGGCGTGCCGCAGGTCGTACGGCCGTGCTGCCAGTGGAGACGCCACCTGAGCAGGCGTAAGGGCGTACTGACGGGCCTCCTCCCACACCCGGTAGTAGGTGGACGAGGACACCACCCCGCCTCCCAGCGACCGGAACAGCCGCCCGTCCGGGCCAGCTCCATACCGGTCGAGGTGATCACGCAGGATGTGGACGAGAACCGGCGGGATCGGCACCGGCCGCACCTCCTTCCGCCCCCGGTGCTTCAGCCCACGCCGGTCGTGCACCTCTCCGGAGTCCGTCCACCGCTTCCCAGCCGCCGGCCGCGACTCACCGAGCATCAGGAGGCCCCAACCCTCCTCGGGCAGGGTGCAGTCATCCTCTCGGAGCGCCAGGCCCTCAGCGGGCCGAGCAGCCGCGTAGTAGCCCGTACCGAAGAACGCCGCCAGGTGCGCACCGCGATCCAGGTTTCGCCGCCCGACGTAGGTCACCGCCGTCAACAGCCGCGCCACCTGACCAGGGTTCGCCACCACTCGGGGGTCAACCTGCTCGACGACCTTCGCGGCCTTCCGCTTCACCCTGGTCAACGGGTTGTCCGGGATCAACTCCCGCTCGACCGCGTAAGACAGCAGGTTGAACAGCACCGCCCGTTTCCGCTGGTAGACCGTGGCCGCAGCCGCCTTGCCATCCAGCTTCGACGCCAGCGCATCAAGCAGCCCCCGCAGCAGGACAGCGTCCGTCACCTCGAACAACGGCCGCGAGTTCCGCACGAGCCAGTCAACGACCTCCCGCTCCTCCCCCGACAGCTCAAGATCACGTGTCGTCGGAGGCAACAGGTTCCGCGACAGCACGCCCCGCAGCTCCGTGACCGAAGGTCGCCCGACGCCGTCCTTGACGAACGCAGCAGCCGCAGTCGCCAGCGCTTCCACGGTGCTACCCCTCGTCGTAGCGGCAGCGTCCGGCCACTTCAGATCCATGTAGGACTGCGAGAACTCCAAGAATGACAACGAGTTGCGCCGCCGAAGCTCCGAGACGGGAAGCCCTGTCTCCACATCGAACGGCTCTCCATCCCGGACGGCTTGCATCAACTCGGACAGTCGCCCAGTGGCCAACGGCTTGTTGGCGTACCACTCCGAGTGTTCCTTCTTGTCCGTCAGCCACCGGACCGCCCACGGCCGCTTACGCCCAGCCCGCTTCTTGATCTCCCAGAACTTGACCTTGAATGTCGTGCTCATGCCGCCGCCCCGTAAAGCGACTCCAGCCAGGCCACGAAGTCCACTCGCCGGCACCGCAGCTCCCCGTTCGGGAGCGAGAAGCAGCGCGGCCCCTTCCCGGTCTGCCGCCACTTGTAGAACGTGTCCCGCGAGACCCCACCCAGGGCCTCCAACATCTCCGGAACGGTCATCAACTGCCCCAGCTCACGCCCCTTGCCGTTCAGCCCATCCCCCTGTTTACGCAGCTTGCGGAGTTGCCGAATGGTTTGGAGGACTGGCCGAGGCGAGCAGTGCCGCCGTGTATTCGGCCTTCCATCGACGCCTCTCCGCGACCGCCCGCAACAGCAGGTGTGGCCTTGGGGGCACGTTCGGGTCACCGGGCTGCACGTTGTTCCAGACCACCCGTTTGGGCTGGTCGTCCCCGGTGATCCCCACATCGGCAAGCAGTTGCCGAACGAATTCCTTGCGGTCGTGCTTGTGGTCGGCGAGCGACTTCCCGGACCACTTCCGCGAAACCAGCACCCGACGCCCGGCGACGCCGAGCGTGGACCGCTTGTGTGCCTTGCCCTTGCACTTCCCAGGCTCCATCGAGACCCGAGCCCCGCGCGGCTGGACGCCGTAGAGCAGCCAGACCGGGCACTGCGGCGAGCAGGGCGTGACAGCCAGCTCTGCACACAACCTCTCGGCGTGGTCCTCCTGGCGGGCGGTCTGGGCGTCGAAGCACTCGCCAATGCTCTTGGTCAGGTACTTCGTCAGATACCCGATGTGCCGGCCAGCTTCTTCGGTCCCGCCGAGGATGCCCTTGGAGTGCACCTGCACCCCGAACCGGGCGACGTGGGCGGGCGCGTGCACCTGGTCCAACGCCTGCTCCCAGGTAGGCAACGCCTCACGAGTCACCGGGTCCACGAACCCCTTAACCCGTGCATCCCACACCGGCAGCCGGTCCCCGCCGTACGTGATCTCGTCATGGCTGGGCCACCACACCTGGTGGTACGTGGCCTCCGCGACCGCCCGCAGCTCCGCCCGCGAGATGGACCCCCGGATAGCCGCGTGCCAGTGCGGCGCCAGCCGACGCTGAGGCTCGACGGTGGAGAAGTACTGCACATCCCACCCGACGCACCGCCGCAGGTTCTGCACGAACCGGTCCAACAGCGCCGCGAAGTGCACCGCATCCCGAGCCGCGCGCCGGTAGTCGTAGGTAGCGGGGTCCACCGGGGTGCCATCGCTGCGCACCTTGCCGTAGCTGTCCAGCGTCAGTGTGAGGAAGGTCGAGGGCTGGTACTTGCCCCCGAAGACCCGCCCCACGGTGCGCTTCTGCACCGGCCGCCGAGGCAGGTTCGGCGCATCCTGCCGACGCCGCGTAGACCGCTTCCGAACAGCCCGAGGCCGAGCATCCAAGGCCGGAAGCTTCCCGCGGACTCCCATCAACCGCAGCTCAGCATCAACCCCGGCGACCTCCTCACGAACCTCCTCCGCCCCGACTTCGTCGTCCTCCTCAACGGCCTGGCGGTACGCCTGCACCAAGTCGGCTCGGTAAGCCGTCAACGCCCGCTGATCCTTGCTAGGAGCCTGAGACGTGAAGTCGGGCTCCTCGGCGAGATGCCACCCCTCCCGACACTGCGCCATCCGCAACCGCCGGTTCTTCTCCGCGCACGTGGGACACACGCTGGCCACCGTCGAACCACACGCCACGGGCACGATGTCCACCCGCCCCGTGTCGAGGTCAACCCGCTCCTTAGCCAACGGCCGGACGCACACACCGTGCTCCTCAGCCACCGCCCGAGCCACATCCAGCGCCGCCGGCTGCTTCATCCGGTCCGCACGAGTCAGGTACTCACTCACGCCGCCGCCTCCCCCGCGCCGTCCGGCCGAGTCGGGAGGTCGTGCACGGTGGCCGGGGCGAGGAACACACCCAGCTCGACCAGGTCCGCGTCCGTGACGTGGAAGGCCCGAGCCCGATCCGGTTCCCGCTGCCCGTCCGTCTTCACCCACGCCACGCCGGGGGTGTTCTCGCTGATTTCGTGCGCCGCAGCCCCGCGCTGCCGCACGCTGTCCCCTAGGACCATGTCCACCTGCTGTGGCTCGTCCAGCCGCAGGGCCACCCGTGTGGTGAACAGGTGCCGGAAGCTGATCACCTCCTTGCGCGGGTCCTGCACCAGACCCACCACCGCGTAGCCCGGAGCCCGCCCCTGGGAAGTGATCGTCTGGATAGCCCGCGCCGCCCGCTCCCGGATCTGCTTGTCCTGCTGGTAGGCGATCAGGTCCGCCAGCTCGTCCACCACCAGCACCGTGAACGGCTCACCCGTGGACCGCGCCCACAAGCGTCGGACGCCCCGATAGCGGCTGGCCCGCTCCTTGACCTCGGCAGCCATCTCTTCCAACAGGTCCACGGCGTCCGGCCCGTTGTCGTACACGACCCGGTCGAAAGCGTCCGGACACTGCCCGAGCTCCATCCCGCCCTTGGGATCGATGCCCACCAACCGCACCATGCCCGCCCGAACCGCCGGGGCGAGCTGCCACACCAGCGACCACAACACCGAGCCCTTACCCGCACCCGGCACACCCACCACGAGCACCTGCGAGCCCAGCAAACGCAGCCGCCACGGCTTGCCGCTCTCCGTCCGCCCGACCGTCACCCGCCGAAGATCCACCTCAGCCGACTCCGACAGCGGCGGAACCGGCAAGGGCCGCAGCAACGGGTCACGGTGCACGAAGTCCAGCTCAACGACCCTCGGACGCAGCACCCGCACCCGGCACGACCGAGCGCCGAACGAGTGCGCCAACCCCTCTCGGCGCAGCTCCCAGGCTTCGGGCGACTGAGCGGGGATCATCCGCACGCGGACCCGATCCCGCCACCCCTCCGAACGCACTCGCCGCAGCACCGGGCGGTGTTCACGTCCCCGGCTGTCCTTGGACAGCTCAGCCAGCCGCACGACGGTCCGCCAACGGGGCACGTACACGGTCGCCCGCCGCCAATCCGTGAGTAGCCGGTACCAGCAGTGCCGCAAGAACGACTCCCGCGCCAACCCGTACCAGACCGTCAGGGCACAGACCAGCGACAACACCGCCAGCACCAGCGGCGACAGGCCGAACCGCAACCAGCACCAGGCCGCCAACGCTGGCACCAACGTGGCCACCGGGTACCGCACGACAACGAGCACCAGGCGCACGACCACGACGACGGCCAGCCACACCAGCGCCAGCACGCCCGCCAGCCACTTCACCCTGCCCGGCAACAACATCCACCACGGCACCCGAGGCCGAACACCCTCGAACGGAGCCGGATCAACCCACTTCCCGCCGTTCATCGAACACCGCCGAAGTCCAGCTCCAGCGCCCCGACACAGCGGTCGCACTCCGTCTGCCCCGCCAGCAACCGCGCGAACCTCTTGCACTTCGCGCAGCGCGTCCGGGTGACCCACTCTGGCGCACGCTTGCGCCCATGCTTTACCGTCATCGCTGTTCACTCCGAGTCGGTGTGGACAACGCAGGAGCGGCAAGGTTGGTAGCCGGTGTCCGCTCCTGCGCCTCACGAAACCATTGCGCCGCAACAAGTCGTGCGGCATCGCCACGTGACCAAGCAAGATCACGCGTTCTGTCTAAACAGGACTAGGGAACGTCACTCCGCCGGGAGCGCTTCCCCCTTCTCGCGCTCACGCTTCGCCCAATACAACGCCTCGTGGTGGTGCCCCCGGTCGATCTCGGCGACCTGCCGATACACCTCCGCCGACCGCAGGTAGAAGACCCGCCAGCGCGACAGCGCCGCATCCGGCGCGGGCATGACCTTCCCCAACGCCTCATGCGCGTCCTTGAGCGTCCGGACCGCGTAGGCGGCTTCCCAGGCGTCAGGCTTCTTCCGCTGCGCCATCACCCGCCCCCTCCGCCAGCGCGTGACGCCCGCCGGCCGAGTCCAGCCGATCGGCCACCTTCCACGCCTCGCGGGACAGCTCCCGGCAGAACCGCGCCAGGACTTCCCGCCCGCCTGGAAACGGCGGAGTCTGGACCGTCAGGTTGACCGGGTCGAGGTACACAACCAGCGTCGGCATCCCGTTGACCATCACCAAGGCAGCCGCCGCTTCGCGCCCCGGCGTGGCGACCATGTTCAAGCTCATGCCTTGTCACCACCCGCAGCCAGCGCAGCCGCCGCCTGGTCCAGCGCAGCGCGAAGCCGGTCCAGCGCCGCCCGGTCGACGACCAGCACAGCCGGGAACGCCTTGCCGAAGCGGATCTCCACCCGGTCCGCGTACTTCAGCGGTACCGGCCGAATCGGCAGGTCAGCCGTCACGTGCAACCGCACCATGTCCGCCACCACGCGGTCACGCGGCCTTGGTGGAGGTCTTGACGACGACCGGCTTCATGGCCGACGCCCGCAGGCTGTACCCGAGCTTCGCCCGACACCGGTGCCGCTCACCCCCATGGCTGCCCCGGCAAGCCTTGTCATCAATCCAGGGCGTCACCGTCAACCCCTCGAACACCACCGGCCGCACATCCGTCCCCGGAATCGCCTCCGGCGGAACCGGCTGGTGCGGAGCCGCAATCTTCACCGTCACCACCGCATCGGCCTTACGCTCCGCCGCCTGGTCGATCACCAACACCGACCACACCAACAGCCCGGACTCCTTGTCCGTCTCCTGCTGAACCGGCAGCCCCTTCGCCCGCTCCTCGGCGGACTGGAACTTAAGCACCGGCTCAACACCCATCACCAGCGCACCACGCGGGAAGACGAAGTCATGCGTCGTGGGGAGCCTGCTCCCACCCGTGATCGCCACCGTCGTACTCCTCTTCAACGGCGTCGGCCGGACCGTCTGCCCGGCATCTCGACAACGACCACTCTCCGCAAATCAGCGGGACGCAAGCACCGCATAGCGGGACTTCTAAGGACGTCTCAGGTACGTTGAAGACGTCCCTACTCGTCTCCACACGGGGGTCCACATGGCCAACGAACGCCTACGCGAAGCCCTCCTCCGCAACGGCCTGGACCTCGACCACGTGGCCCGCGCGACCGGCGTAGACCCCAAGACCGTCGAGCGCTGGATCACCAAGGGCCGCATCCCCTACCCGCGCCACCGCCACACCATCGCCTCGATGGTCCGCGAGACCGAGAATTACCTCTGGCCCGACGCAGTCGCCACCGAACGCAAGGCCGAGATCGCCGAGTCCGAGGTGGTCAAAGTCTACCCCCACCGCAACAACATCCCCGCGGACTTGTGGGACCGCCTCCTCAACGACGCCACCGAGCACATCGAGGTCTTGTCCCTGGCCGCCCTGTTCCTGGTCGAGCGCCCGACCTTCGCCAAGGAGCTTCGCACCAAGGCCGAGAACGGCACCCGCGTCCGCCTCCTCTTTGGCGACCCGACCGCCCGCGAGGCCGCCCGCCGCAGCGAGGAGGAGCAGCTAGGCAAGGGCACCGTCGCCGCCCGCATCCGCAACGCCCTGGCGTTCGTCCGCCCGCTGGCCGAGGTCCCCGGCATCGAGGTCCGCCTACACAAGACGACCCTCTACAACTCCGTCTTCCGCTTCGACGACGAGATGATCGTCAACACCCACGTCTACGGCTTCCCCGGAGCCCACGCCCCAGCACTCCACCTACGCCGCCTCTCCGCCGGCGACCTCTTCGAGACCTACTCGGAGAGCCTGGAGACCGTCTGGGCCGGGGCGAAGCGCGCCACCTTCTGACAGGCTCGAACCATGAGCCGGACCGACTACCTCAACGACCCGAACGCCCCGAAGCCCAACAGCATCCGGGTGGCCGTCAGTGCCATCGTCCAGGACCCCACCGGCCGCCTCCTGATGATCCGCCGCACCGACAACGACAAGTACGCCATCCCCGGCGGCGGCCAGGACGTAGGCGAAACCCTCGCCCAAGCCGTCGTGCGCGAGGTCGAGGAGGAAACCGGCATCCACGTGGAGGTCACCGGCCTGGTCGGCCTCTACTCCAACCCCAACCACGTCATCGCCTACGACGACGGCGAAGTCCGCCAGGAGTTCTCCATCTGCTTCCGCGCTCAACCCATTGGGGGCGAGCTGCGCACAAGCAACGAGTCCAAGGAAGTCCTGTGGGTAGAGCCCAACCGCCTACCCGACCTGGACATCCACCCGTCAATCCGCCTACGCATCGAACACGGCCTAAGCAACCGCGCCGAGCCGTACTTCACCTGACCTCGATGCCAGCGGCCTTCAACCGAGCCTCCGTACGCTCCACCGCCGCAACCAGCTCAGGCTCCGCCTGACGGACGAAGAACGTCACCAGGTCTTCCGGCCCATACCGCGCCTGAATCTCCGCGATCCGCTCACGAATCCCCGTCGTGTCCCCATCCGGCCCTGTCGTCATGTCCGCCCACCACAGCGCATCCCTGAGCGGCGTCTCCTCATCCACCCAACGCGCCAGCTCAGCCGAGCACCCTCTCAACTCCGCTTCCCGGTAGGCGCAGGAGTGATGAGCCACCAGCGCACACAACCGCTCAGGAAAGCCCTGCTCTTCGAGGTACCGCGCCCCATCAAGCGCATGAAACCCAGTCTCTGCCACGTCCTGCGCGTACCCAACATCGTGGAGAACCGCCGCCGCCATCAACAGATCCCGCTCCGCTTCCGGAACGATCCCAGCCGCCAACGCGGCCCGCTTCGCAACGCCCTGAACGTGCACCCACCGCCGAGGCAACGACAAGACGAGCCGACCCTCAGCCACCGCATAGGCCCACGCGACTAGGTCCATACCCATTCTAGACGCATGTCACAAGCATCGTCGATTCGTAAACCCCACACTCCATCACTTCATCCCTAGCTGCGTCGCGGTCACGATATGCGATTTACAACTACGCCGACAATTGCTGCCAGAAGCACAGAAGTCAGGAATATAGTTAGACGTCTCCCCGCCGCCCCGGAGCCACCTTCTTCAACCACTTCAAGAGGGGGTAGAAGCTTCCTCGAAAACAGGCCCAAGGCCGTCAGTAGCCCCAACCCCAGGCCGCCCATCACAGCGACAGCCGATCGCACCTTTTCAGAGAAGTTCTCAAAGATTAGAAACAGAGATGCCCCCAACAGAAGCCAAG
This DNA window, taken from Saccharothrix variisporea, encodes the following:
- a CDS encoding AMED_5909 family protein, with protein sequence MAQRKKPDAWEAAYAVRTLKDAHEALGKVMPAPDAALSRWRVFYLRSAEVYRQVAEIDRGHHHEALYWAKREREKGEALPAE
- a CDS encoding NUDIX hydrolase, with amino-acid sequence MSRTDYLNDPNAPKPNSIRVAVSAIVQDPTGRLLMIRRTDNDKYAIPGGGQDVGETLAQAVVREVEEETGIHVEVTGLVGLYSNPNHVIAYDDGEVRQEFSICFRAQPIGGELRTSNESKEVLWVEPNRLPDLDIHPSIRLRIEHGLSNRAEPYFT
- a CDS encoding helix-turn-helix transcriptional regulator; this encodes MTVPEMLEALGGVSRDTFYKWRQTGKGPRCFSLPNGELRCRRVDFVAWLESLYGAAA
- a CDS encoding DUF5919 domain-containing protein, with the protein product MANERLREALLRNGLDLDHVARATGVDPKTVERWITKGRIPYPRHRHTIASMVRETENYLWPDAVATERKAEIAESEVVKVYPHRNNIPADLWDRLLNDATEHIEVLSLAALFLVERPTFAKELRTKAENGTRVRLLFGDPTAREAARRSEEEQLGKGTVAARIRNALAFVRPLAEVPGIEVRLHKTTLYNSVFRFDDEMIVNTHVYGFPGAHAPALHLRRLSAGDLFETYSESLETVWAGAKRATF
- a CDS encoding replication initiator, which codes for MKQPAALDVARAVAEEHGVCVRPLAKERVDLDTGRVDIVPVACGSTVASVCPTCAEKNRRLRMAQCREGWHLAEEPDFTSQAPSKDQRALTAYRADLVQAYRQAVEEDDEVGAEEVREEVAGVDAELRLMGVRGKLPALDARPRAVRKRSTRRRQDAPNLPRRPVQKRTVGRVFGGKYQPSTFLTLTLDSYGKVRSDGTPVDPATYDYRRAARDAVHFAALLDRFVQNLRRCVGWDVQYFSTVEPQRRLAPHWHAAIRGSISRAELRAVAEATYHQVWWPSHDEITYGGDRLPVWDARVKGFVDPVTREALPTWEQALDQVHAPAHVARFGVQVHSKGILGGTEEAGRHIGYLTKYLTKSIGECFDAQTARQEDHAERLCAELAVTPCSPQCPVWLLYGVQPRGARVSMEPGKCKGKAHKRSTLGVAGRRVLVSRKWSGKSLADHKHDRKEFVRQLLADVGITGDDQPKRVVWNNVQPGDPNVPPRPHLLLRAVAERRRWKAEYTAALLASASPPNHSATPQAA
- a CDS encoding FkbM family methyltransferase, whose protein sequence is MIHNLTEARGAAVAGALRVLARVTPFVEPELIGLRDIVRPGDTCVDIGAALGLYTVSLSRLVGPQGTVHSIEPLLFAHPALSYVLRPREGRNIVRHSVALGTREGKDVMSVPVRHGLPVTGRSFLTAGADGLGSNTEFADHLEVVVRTDTLDRFVAANGIERLDFVKADVEGAELRVLQGGTETIERFRPKLLLEIEERHLERFGYRAADVVEWLAERGYRMFAWQHRTWRQVERIRPDLRNYLFQAAPKA
- a CDS encoding FtsK/SpoIIIE domain-containing protein, with the protein product MNGGKWVDPAPFEGVRPRVPWWMLLPGRVKWLAGVLALVWLAVVVVVRLVLVVVRYPVATLVPALAAWCWLRFGLSPLVLAVLSLVCALTVWYGLARESFLRHCWYRLLTDWRRATVYVPRWRTVVRLAELSKDSRGREHRPVLRRVRSEGWRDRVRVRMIPAQSPEAWELRREGLAHSFGARSCRVRVLRPRVVELDFVHRDPLLRPLPVPPLSESAEVDLRRVTVGRTESGKPWRLRLLGSQVLVVGVPGAGKGSVLWSLVWQLAPAVRAGMVRLVGIDPKGGMELGQCPDAFDRVVYDNGPDAVDLLEEMAAEVKERASRYRGVRRLWARSTGEPFTVLVVDELADLIAYQQDKQIRERAARAIQTITSQGRAPGYAVVGLVQDPRKEVISFRHLFTTRVALRLDEPQQVDMVLGDSVRQRGAAAHEISENTPGVAWVKTDGQREPDRARAFHVTDADLVELGVFLAPATVHDLPTRPDGAGEAAA
- a CDS encoding tyrosine-type recombinase/integrase, translating into MSTTFKVKFWEIKKRAGRKRPWAVRWLTDKKEHSEWYANKPLATGRLSELMQAVRDGEPFDVETGLPVSELRRRNSLSFLEFSQSYMDLKWPDAAATTRGSTVEALATAAAAFVKDGVGRPSVTELRGVLSRNLLPPTTRDLELSGEEREVVDWLVRNSRPLFEVTDAVLLRGLLDALASKLDGKAAAATVYQRKRAVLFNLLSYAVERELIPDNPLTRVKRKAAKVVEQVDPRVVANPGQVARLLTAVTYVGRRNLDRGAHLAAFFGTGYYAAARPAEGLALREDDCTLPEEGWGLLMLGESRPAAGKRWTDSGEVHDRRGLKHRGRKEVRPVPIPPVLVHILRDHLDRYGAGPDGRLFRSLGGGVVSSSTYYRVWEEARQYALTPAQVASPLAARPYDLRHAAVSLWLNGGVPATEVAERAGHSVDVLLKVYAKCIDGQRETVNKTIEGLFEA
- a CDS encoding HD domain-containing protein, which translates into the protein MDLVAWAYAVAEGRLVLSLPRRWVHVQGVAKRAALAAGIVPEAERDLLMAAAVLHDVGYAQDVAETGFHALDGARYLEEQGFPERLCALVAHHSCAYREAELRGCSAELARWVDEETPLRDALWWADMTTGPDGDTTGIRERIAEIQARYGPEDLVTFFVRQAEPELVAAVERTEARLKAAGIEVR